One part of the Bacillus sp. FJAT-27916 genome encodes these proteins:
- a CDS encoding YtnP family quorum-quenching lactonase has protein sequence MENLQFGKFTLTWLNGGDTHMDGGAMFGVVPKPLWSKKYPVNEKNQIELRSDPILVQAEGKNYLIDSGIGKGKLTEKQLRNYGVSEESKLEEDLEKLGLTTDDIDGVLMTHLHFDHACGLTCYQDGKLKSVFPNAVIYTSRVEWDEMRQPNIRSRNTYWEENWKPIEGQVKTFEKELTIAEGIKMVHTGGHSDGHCIIVMEQDGELLLHMADLMPTTAHQNSLWVLAYDDYPMDSIGAKEKWVKHGIQSGAWFTFYHDYAHRAIKWDASGKEVMKKVERKR, from the coding sequence TTGGAGAATTTGCAGTTCGGGAAGTTTACATTGACATGGCTTAATGGCGGAGATACTCATATGGATGGAGGGGCGATGTTCGGGGTAGTACCGAAGCCGCTCTGGTCCAAAAAGTATCCTGTCAATGAAAAAAACCAAATCGAATTGAGATCAGATCCTATATTGGTTCAGGCAGAAGGAAAGAACTACTTAATTGATTCTGGAATCGGCAAAGGCAAATTGACGGAGAAGCAGCTTCGCAATTACGGCGTGAGTGAGGAATCGAAGCTTGAGGAAGATTTGGAAAAGCTCGGTTTAACGACGGATGATATTGACGGCGTTCTCATGACTCATCTGCATTTTGACCATGCTTGCGGCTTGACCTGCTACCAAGATGGCAAGCTGAAAAGCGTATTTCCAAATGCAGTCATCTACACCTCGAGGGTAGAATGGGATGAAATGAGGCAGCCGAATATTCGCTCACGCAATACGTATTGGGAAGAGAATTGGAAGCCGATTGAAGGTCAGGTTAAGACCTTTGAAAAAGAGCTCACTATTGCAGAAGGCATCAAAATGGTCCACACTGGCGGACATAGTGACGGACACTGCATCATCGTAATGGAGCAAGACGGTGAGTTGCTCCTTCATATGGCTGATCTGATGCCGACAACAGCCCATCAGAACTCGCTTTGGGTCCTTGCCTATGATGATTATCCGATGGACTCAATTGGCGCGAAAGAAAAATGGGTCAAGCATGGTATCCAGAGCGGTGCCTGGTTTACGTTTTATCATGATTACGCTCATCGCGCCATCAAATGGGATGCGAGCGGCAAGGAAGTCATGAAGAAGGTAGAACGGAAAAGATAA
- a CDS encoding DUF1444 domain-containing protein — MKMTTTKMKNILMEKLSKGARTFSYNQEQEELRIEDKETKKGITVALSPLLAKFDQSGDKAIDEIVYYAEESLKVMGKEHALHGNEKKIFPVIRSTSFPEEAKEGIPFVTDEHTAETRIYYAVDLGNTYRLIDEELMEKEKWDKEMIRTIAMFNVRSLPVEAKKDTVRGNDFYFINHNDGYDASRILMDSELRKYKDGMKGAMAVAVPHQDVLIIADIQNSAGYDILAQMNMHFFTNGNVPITALPFLYEDGELEPIFILAKNRPVEDN; from the coding sequence ATGAAGATGACAACAACGAAAATGAAGAACATACTCATGGAAAAACTCTCTAAAGGTGCGAGAACCTTTTCATATAATCAAGAACAGGAAGAACTTAGGATAGAAGATAAAGAAACGAAAAAAGGCATTACGGTGGCTTTATCCCCGCTCTTGGCCAAATTTGATCAATCAGGCGATAAAGCAATAGATGAGATTGTTTATTACGCTGAGGAATCCTTAAAGGTTATGGGTAAGGAGCATGCTCTTCACGGAAATGAGAAAAAGATCTTTCCGGTCATTCGCTCTACCTCTTTCCCCGAAGAGGCAAAAGAGGGCATTCCATTTGTAACGGATGAACATACAGCCGAAACACGCATCTATTATGCGGTTGATCTAGGCAATACATACCGTTTAATTGATGAAGAATTGATGGAGAAGGAGAAATGGGACAAAGAGATGATTCGCACGATTGCCATGTTCAATGTCCGTTCTCTTCCAGTTGAAGCTAAGAAGGATACAGTCAGGGGCAATGATTTTTATTTCATCAACCATAATGATGGCTATGATGCCTCCCGTATTTTAATGGATTCTGAGCTGAGGAAATACAAGGATGGCATGAAGGGCGCGATGGCTGTTGCTGTCCCGCATCAGGATGTGTTGATTATTGCAGATATCCAAAATAGTGCCGGTTACGATATATTAGCCCAGATGAATATGCATTTCTTCACAAATGGAAATGTTCCAATTACCGCACTGCCATTTTTGTATGAGGATGGGGAATTAGAGCCAATCTTCATTCTTGCGAAGAACAGACCCGTGGAAGACAACTAA
- a CDS encoding DUF84 family protein: MIKIAIGTKNPAKIKAAELACRELGGELIAVNVPSGVAEQPFSDEETMEGALNRARNALMEAEADFGIGLEGGVVKTPYGLFICNWGALMTKTGDSFIAGGARIKLPDEVARELFSGRELGPVMDEYTKKQDIRKTEGAVGVFSNNRITRDRMFEHVMELLVGQYEYKERT, translated from the coding sequence ATGATAAAGATAGCCATCGGGACAAAGAATCCAGCAAAGATTAAGGCGGCAGAACTGGCATGCAGAGAACTAGGAGGAGAATTAATAGCAGTTAATGTTCCTTCAGGTGTTGCCGAGCAGCCATTTTCAGATGAGGAGACGATGGAGGGTGCCTTAAACCGGGCAAGAAATGCGCTGATGGAGGCTGAAGCTGATTTTGGAATCGGTCTTGAAGGAGGCGTAGTCAAAACTCCGTACGGCTTGTTCATTTGCAATTGGGGAGCGCTCATGACAAAAACAGGCGATTCATTCATCGCCGGCGGAGCAAGAATTAAGCTGCCAGACGAAGTGGCACGGGAGCTCTTCTCTGGACGTGAGCTTGGGCCTGTCATGGACGAATATACGAAAAAGCAAGATATTCGGAAAACAGAAGGAGCGGTCGGGGTCTTCTCCAATAACCGTATTACAAGAGACCGGATGTTTGAACATGTGATGGAGCTATTGGTTGGGCAATATGAATACAAGGAAAGAACTTAA
- a CDS encoding thioredoxin family protein: MKKLESMEQYEELKGNGKTIFLFSADWCPDCRFIDPFIDDVAAANPEFTFVYVDRDQFLDLCIQLDVFGIPSFVAFEEGRELGRYVNKDRKTREQIEEFIASL; encoded by the coding sequence ATGAAGAAACTTGAAAGCATGGAGCAATATGAGGAATTGAAAGGAAACGGCAAGACAATCTTTCTGTTTTCCGCTGACTGGTGCCCGGATTGCCGGTTCATTGACCCATTCATTGACGATGTGGCCGCAGCAAACCCGGAATTTACCTTTGTTTATGTAGATCGTGATCAATTCTTGGATTTGTGCATCCAATTGGACGTATTCGGCATCCCGAGTTTCGTTGCCTTTGAGGAAGGTCGCGAATTAGGCAGATATGTCAATAAGGACCGGAAGACACGGGAGCAAATTGAGGAATTCATTGCTTCATTGTGA
- a CDS encoding M42 family metallopeptidase codes for MKQSTLELFKTLTELPGAPGFEHDVRAFMKREMSKYTDEFVQDGLGSLFGVMRGEEDGPKIMVAGHMDEVGFMVTSITPEGLLRFQTLGGWWSQVLLAQRVRVYTDNGPIVGVVSSIPPHLLSDAQRTKPMDIANMLIDVGADDKDDAIAMGIKPGQQIVPHTEFTPMANPKKILAKSWDNRYGCGLAIELLEELQGEKLPNILYSGATVMEEVGLRGAGTAATMIDPDLFFACDASPANDMSGSKNVFGYLGQGPLLRIYDRTTVMHKGMREFVLDTAESNHIPYQYFVAPNGGTDAGKVHVTNRGIPSAVIGVCSRYIHTSASILHIDDYAAAKELLVKLVKACDKTTVETIKQNG; via the coding sequence ATGAAGCAATCAACATTGGAATTATTTAAGACCCTGACCGAATTGCCGGGAGCACCGGGATTTGAACATGATGTGCGGGCCTTCATGAAGAGAGAAATGTCCAAATATACCGACGAGTTCGTTCAGGATGGATTGGGCAGCTTATTCGGAGTTATGAGAGGCGAAGAGGATGGTCCGAAGATTATGGTTGCCGGCCATATGGATGAGGTTGGATTTATGGTGACCTCCATTACTCCAGAGGGACTGTTGCGCTTCCAGACACTAGGCGGTTGGTGGAGCCAGGTATTGCTGGCTCAGCGCGTGCGTGTTTATACGGATAACGGTCCAATCGTCGGGGTTGTCAGCTCTATACCGCCGCATTTATTGAGTGATGCTCAGAGGACGAAACCGATGGATATTGCGAATATGCTGATTGATGTCGGTGCAGATGATAAGGATGATGCGATTGCAATGGGCATTAAACCAGGTCAGCAAATCGTGCCCCATACAGAATTTACGCCAATGGCTAATCCAAAGAAAATCCTGGCGAAATCATGGGATAATCGTTATGGCTGTGGTTTGGCGATTGAGCTTTTAGAGGAGCTCCAAGGTGAAAAACTACCGAATATTCTTTATTCCGGTGCTACCGTTATGGAGGAGGTTGGTCTGAGAGGAGCAGGCACAGCGGCAACGATGATTGATCCTGATTTATTCTTTGCCTGTGATGCAAGCCCGGCGAATGACATGTCTGGCAGCAAGAATGTATTTGGCTACTTAGGACAGGGACCGCTGCTTCGTATTTATGACAGAACGACGGTCATGCATAAAGGCATGAGGGAGTTTGTTCTAGATACGGCCGAGTCTAATCATATCCCTTACCAGTACTTTGTAGCACCGAACGGTGGAACAGATGCAGGCAAGGTCCATGTAACAAACCGCGGCATTCCAAGTGCAGTCATTGGTGTCTGCTCACGCTATATTCATACATCTGCCTCCATCCTTCATATCGATGATTATGCGGCAGCAAAGGAATTGCTTGTTAAGCTCGTAAAGGCTTGTGATAAGACGACCGTAGAAACAATTAAACAGAATGGTTAA
- a CDS encoding peptidase M4 — MNWKTFITGVAAGFAAGYVVKELTNKNNMVSPEKVLTAIKTTLGDEGSSIRGSWIMMKPEKFTRNSLDYDVYKGGLTKVDGNESSQFEFIADANTGTILDLYQAG, encoded by the coding sequence ATGAACTGGAAAACATTTATCACAGGTGTAGCCGCCGGGTTTGCCGCTGGCTATGTAGTCAAGGAACTAACAAACAAGAACAACATGGTATCCCCTGAAAAAGTACTTACAGCCATCAAAACCACACTTGGCGATGAAGGAAGCAGCATCCGCGGCTCCTGGATCATGATGAAACCAGAAAAATTCACTAGAAACTCCTTAGATTACGATGTGTATAAAGGTGGTTTAACAAAGGTTGATGGGAATGAATCCTCTCAATTCGAATTCATCGCAGATGCCAATACAGGTACCATCCTAGATCTCTACCAAGCAGGGTAA
- a CDS encoding MFS transporter, which produces MDIAYEQKQKASHNKLLGVAGLAWLFDAMDVGILSFVIAALQKDWGLTSQQMGWIGSVNSIGMAVGALVFGLLADRIGRKNVLIITLVLFSLASGFSALTTSLAIFLFFRFLIGMGLGGELPVASTLVSESVPEDKRGRVVVLLESFWAGGWLVAALISYFIIPAYGWRVALLISALPAFYAIYLRIHLPDSSKFATVRKEQKPSVGASLAMLWKKEYAKRTLMMWILWFSVVFSYYGMFLWLPSVMVLKGFTLIQSFQYVLIMTLAQLPGYFTAAWFIEKFGRKFVLVTYLFGTAVSAYFFGNAETLAALMAAGCFLSFFNLGAWGALYAYSPEQYPTVIRGTGTGMAASVGRIGGILGPLLVGSLLANETSIETIFLIFGISILIGMLAVLFLGKETKNVTLE; this is translated from the coding sequence ATGGATATAGCCTATGAGCAAAAACAGAAGGCTTCGCATAATAAGCTTTTAGGAGTAGCTGGTCTTGCCTGGCTTTTTGACGCGATGGATGTTGGGATTCTATCTTTTGTCATTGCCGCGCTGCAAAAGGATTGGGGGCTGACTTCCCAGCAGATGGGATGGATCGGCAGTGTCAATTCAATCGGAATGGCTGTTGGAGCCCTTGTTTTCGGATTGTTGGCAGATCGAATCGGCAGGAAGAATGTTTTGATTATTACATTGGTTTTATTTTCACTTGCCAGCGGCTTTTCAGCCTTAACGACTAGTTTGGCCATTTTCCTGTTCTTCCGATTTTTAATCGGGATGGGACTTGGAGGAGAGCTGCCAGTGGCATCGACACTTGTATCTGAGAGTGTGCCAGAAGATAAGCGTGGAAGGGTTGTCGTCCTGTTAGAAAGCTTTTGGGCTGGCGGCTGGCTTGTTGCTGCACTTATTTCGTACTTTATTATTCCTGCGTATGGATGGAGGGTTGCCCTGCTGATCAGCGCCCTGCCAGCTTTTTATGCGATATATTTACGGATTCATCTTCCTGATTCATCGAAATTTGCGACCGTAAGGAAGGAGCAGAAGCCGTCTGTGGGCGCTTCTCTTGCCATGCTCTGGAAGAAGGAATATGCAAAGCGGACCTTAATGATGTGGATTCTTTGGTTCAGTGTCGTATTTTCCTATTATGGGATGTTCCTTTGGCTTCCTAGTGTGATGGTGCTGAAAGGATTTACTTTGATTCAAAGCTTCCAGTATGTCTTAATTATGACCCTTGCTCAGTTGCCTGGTTATTTCACAGCTGCTTGGTTCATAGAGAAATTTGGGCGTAAATTCGTTCTTGTGACCTATTTATTCGGAACGGCTGTCAGTGCGTACTTCTTCGGTAATGCCGAAACACTCGCTGCGCTAATGGCTGCAGGTTGTTTCCTCTCATTCTTCAACCTTGGGGCGTGGGGAGCACTGTATGCTTATTCCCCTGAACAATATCCAACTGTTATCAGAGGGACAGGCACTGGGATGGCAGCTTCTGTCGGCAGAATAGGCGGCATATTAGGACCGCTTCTTGTCGGAAGTCTGCTGGCTAATGAAACATCGATTGAAACCATCTTCTTAATCTTTGGTATTTCCATTCTTATCGGAATGCTCGCGGTTCTCTTCTTGGGCAAAGAAACAAAAAACGTGACCTTGGAATAG